The proteins below are encoded in one region of Sminthopsis crassicaudata isolate SCR6 chromosome 1, ASM4859323v1, whole genome shotgun sequence:
- the RNF182 gene encoding E3 ubiquitin-protein ligase RNF182, translated as MMTSQPPEDVAESPVSDELECKICYNRYNLRQRKPKVLECCHRVCAKCLYKIIDFGDSPQGVIVCPFCRFETCLPDDEVNSLPDDNNILVNLTCGAKGKKCLPDNPTELLLTPKRLASLVSPSHTSSNCLVITIMEVQRESPQSLSSTPVVEFYRPTSFDSVATVSHNWTVWNCTSLLFQTSIRVLVWLLGLLYFSSLPLGIYLLVSKKVTLGVVFVSLVPSSLVILMVYGFCQCVCHEFLDCMSSSS; from the coding sequence ATGATGACCAGCCAGCCTCCAGAGGATGTTGCCGAGTCCCCCGTCTCTGACGAGCTCGAGTGCAAGATCTGCTACAATCGCTACAACCTGAGGCAGAGGAAACCCAAAGTCCTGGAATGTTGTCACCGCGTTTGTGCCAAATGCCTTTACAAGATCATCGACTTCGGAGATTCCCCCCAGGGCGTCATCGTGTGTCCTTTCTGCAGGTTTGAGACCTGCCTGCCTGACGACGAGGTTAACAGCCTCCCTGACGACAACAACATCCTGGTGAACTTGACTTGTGGAGCAAAGGGGAAGAAATGCCTGCCAGACAATCCCACGGAGCTCTTGCTGACCCCCAAAAGGCTGGCCTCCCTGGTCAGTCCCTCCCACACTTCCTCCAACTGCCTGGTGATCACCATCATGGAGGTCCAGAGAGAGAGCCCCCAGTCTCTGAGCTCGACCCCCGTGGTGGAGTTTTACAGACCCACCAGCTTTGACTCTGTGGCTACCGTGTCCCACAACTGGACAGTGTGGAACTGTACCTCTCTGCTCTTCCAGACATCAATCCGAGTCTTAGTTTGGTTGCTAGGATTGCTATATTTCAGTTCCTTGCCCTTAGGGATCTACTTACTGGTCTCAAAAAAAGTCACCCTTGGAGTTGTCTTTGTCAGCCTCGTCCCTTCCAGCCTTGTTATTCTTATGGTGTATGGTTTTTGCCAGTGTGTATGCCATGAATTTTTAGACTGTATGTCATCATCTTCCTAA